A stretch of the Chanos chanos chromosome 1, fChaCha1.1, whole genome shotgun sequence genome encodes the following:
- the mmp17b gene encoding matrix metalloproteinase-17b, with translation MKVALLVLIVVCVCGDDIVTASLTTAGDRPVTSPAIPVTVTSLPSTTPTEDESVRLVDWLMKYGYLPPPDASTGQLQTWTAVTQAVKAMQKFAGLEETGVVDKETAKLMQTPRCSLPDSDTQANQHSTQNSDGGTHRIKRAASTWARRNINWRLRSYPISSALSREMVRTLLYYSLRVWAEPTQLEFHEVGGPEGADLQVDFLHGPHGDGYPFDGVGGAVGHAFFPSDQDRAGEVHLDADEYWAFRQPASEGTDLFTVLVHELGHALGLSHSSARRSVMRPYYHGPLGDPLHFSLGPQDLEHITALYGQHTVDRCNTSFDTVAKIRGETFFFKGLSMWRVSRGGLVSGRAVSVRRLWTGLPPSLRSLRAVLERHSDHAIIFISGSQFWLFKDLSLQEGFPQPLSELVPGGLDGSLQGLLWDPDEGATWGQITEREEGTGGGEEEESEIWRELIEGGVNGIIPENDGSVYLFKGHSYWKFPYPGSTPEEGYPRPLGTDWLDCPQPSPYDLSDISLTVLNGKQELRESQGQRTVDQIRQEDKITDRDIQEHWDCPCLNKAAKSNMLPLLLVPTLLLSN, from the exons ATGAAGGTGGCATTGCTGGTTCTGattgttgtgtgcgtgtgtggagaTGACATAGTCACTGCCTCTTTAACAACCGCTGGCGACAGGCCAGTGACATCTCCAGCGATTCCGGTAACAGTTACCTCTCTTCCCAGCACCACGCCCACAGAAGATGAGAGTGTGAGACTTGTG GATTGGCTGATGAAGTATGGGTATCTCCCACCCCCTGATGCCTCCACTGGTCAGCTACAGACCTGGACAGCTGTCACTCAGGCTGTGAAGGCCATGCAGAAATTTGCTGGTTTGGAGGAAACAGGAGTGGTTG ATAAGGAGACGGCAAAGTTGATGCAGACGCCACGCTGTTCTCTaccagactcagacacacaggccaATCAGCATTCAACTCAGAACAGTGATGGGGGTACTCACAGGATAAAAAGAGCAGCATCCACTTGGGCACGCAGAAACATTAACTGGAG gctGCGATCTTATCCCATCTCCTCAGCTCTGTCTCGCGAGATGGTTCGCACGTTGCTGTACTATTCTCTGAGAGTGTGGGCAGAGCCAACACAGCTAGAATTCCATGAG GTTGGAGGTCCAGAAGGAGCAGATCTACAGGTGGATTTCCTCCACGGTCCACATGGTGATGGTTACCCATTTGATGGCGTGGGTGGAGCGGTTGGTCATGCCTTCTTCCCCTCTGATCAAGACAGAGCAGGTGAAGTTCATCTGGATGCAGATGAATACTGGGCATTCAGACaaccag caTCAGAAGGCACAGATTTGTTTACAGTGCTGGTACATGAGCTTGGTCACGCCCTTGGCTTGTCCCACTCGTCGGCACGACGGTCAGTGATGCGACCGTATTACCACGGTCCCTTAGGAGACCCACTCCACTTCAGCTTAGGCCCACAGGACCTGGAGCACATAACTGCTCTctatggtca GCATACTGTGGATCGCTGCAACACAAGTTTTGACACGGTGGCTAAGATACGGGGGGAAACGTTTTTCTTTAAAG GTTTAAGTATGTGGAGGGTTAGCAGAGGCGGCCTGGTTTCAGGACGGGCCGTTTCTGTGAGAAGACTGTGGACAGGGCTTCCGCCCTCTTTACGCTCCCTCCGTGCGGTTCTGGAGAGACATTCTGACCATGCAATCATCTTCATTAGTG GATCACAGTTCTGGTTATTCAAGGATCTATCTCTCCAAGAGGGCTTTCCCCAACCTTTGTCTGAGCTGGTTCCAGGGGGGCTGGACGGGAGTTTGCAGGGTCTACTCTGGGACCCTGATGAGGGGGCAACTTGGGGGcagattacagagagagaagagggtacaggtggaggagaagaggaagagagtgagatcTGGAGGGAACTAATCGAAGGAGGAGTGAATGGAATCATCCCAGAAAATGATG GCTCTGTCTACCTCTTCAAAGGCCATTCCTACTGGAAATTTCCATACCCGGGCTCTACCCCTGAGGAGGGATATCCCCGCCCTTTGGGCACAGACTGGCTGGACTGCCCACAGCCTTCCCCTTATGATCTGAGTGACATATCCCTAACAGTTCTCAATGGCAAACAGGAGCTTCGAGAGAGTCAAGGCCAGAGAACTGTTGATCAGATTAGGCAAGAAGACAAAATCACAGATAGAGACATACAGGAGCACTGGGACTGTCCCTGCCTAAACAAAGCAGCCAAGAGTAACATGCTGCCTTTACTACTGGTGCCCACACTACTACTGAGTAACTGA